The following are encoded together in the Chanodichthys erythropterus isolate Z2021 chromosome 16, ASM2448905v1, whole genome shotgun sequence genome:
- the tmem71 gene encoding transmembrane protein 71: MAFFFRGAVTSSPIKTRRQEAEHICHSLDVSHFSDSSYECFSTNPLTGSVCACRRSPRLLANGYYVLTEDSFSTDDEGNVTLTPSHTSVSYKENVVRIFRRRRRAKRSLASLLSDMSQSCQSWLEGSVFRRSDPITPLQLSSWEELDHSFAYEKDTPISFTYDPTDPVSSSDKVPPQTQLEEEEEPPSETCSAHEQFSQSANQCFGLLDVPPPSVCHLNSYSSPSKTSSETVLRKVLLLILTLCLCIAISSGWLLGGVSAAVAFMVLLSSICMSKPGTAVRWRRAKTEDITSRNE, translated from the exons ATGGCTTTCTTCTTCAGGGGAGCGGTTACAA GTTCTCCGATTAAGACCAGGAGGCAGGAGGCTGAACATATTTGTCACAG TCTTGACGTCTCCCACTTCTCTGACTCCTCCTACGAGTGTTTCTCCACCAATCCGCTGACAGGCTCCGTGTGTGCCTGTCGCCGAAGCCCCCGCCTACTAGCCAACGGTTATTATGTACTGACAGAGGACAGTTTTAGCACAGACGACGAGGGTAACGTCACCCTGACTCCCTCACACACCAGCGTCTCATACAAAGAGAATGTTGTCCG cATATTCAGACGAAGGCGTCGGGCAAAGAGGTCACTGGCCAGCCTTCTGAGCGATATGAGCCAATCATGCCAGTCCTGGCTGGAAGGAAGTGTTTTTAGAAGATCCGACCCGATCACCCCCCTCCAGTTATCATCATGGGAGGAACTGGACCACAGCTTTGCCTATGAGAAAGATACACCTATCAGCTTCACCTATG ATCCCACAGATCCTGTTTCCTCTTCTGATAAAGTGCCTCCTCAGACTCAGCTtgaagaagaggaggagccGCCGTCCGAGACTTGCTCTGCCCATGAACAATTCAGCCAATCAGCCAATCAATGTTTTGGTCTCCTGGATGTTCCTCCCCCATCTGTCTGTCACCTCAATAGTTATAGCTCACCCAGCAAGACATCGTCAG AAACTGTGCTCCGGAAAGTCCTTCTCCTCATCCTCACTCTGTGCCTCTGCATTGCCATCTCTTCTGG GTGGCTGCTGGGAGGTGTTTCTGCAGCAGTGGCATTCATGGTTCTGCTTTCATCTATAT GTATGTCTAAACCTGGGACTGCAGTGCGCTGGAGGAGAGCAAAGACTGAG